TTCAAAGCGGATAACCTGGATTCACAGCACTTTATAGATAAACAGCCGCTATCAAACTTATTACCCCTTCCCTCAGGTCACCTACATGATTTGCCAAACATCCAAGaggcaaaaccagaacaaaacgGGAACCTTACTGCTTTATTATCTTCTGTAATCACTAGATGACATTTGCCAGAGAACTAAAAACCAGGGAAAGACATGCACATGCTTAACTTCAGCCAACAGAAACGAGACATTAAGGGTCTTCATGGATTTGGGCCTAAGCAGCCAAGCCTGGAAGGGAATGCACAACTATGGGAAGAAGGGCGGCCGGCAGGATGTAGAGGATGCGGTGAGCAAGCCCGCTAGCAGAGGACAGCACGTTTCTGCTGGAGAGGCGAAGACCACCGGACCGGCCTCCGACTCCTCGCAGCCAGAAGGATGGATTTCTCACTCTGCCGTGCGGCACCGTGCCCAAGCAGGGCGATTAGGCCCCGCAGGTTCCCGGGGTCTCGTCCGGCGTGACGCGAAGGTCTCGAGCAGCGCAGGTCCCGGTGGGCCGGGGGATGAACGAGCAGCAACACGGCCTCCGCCCCCAGCCGGGCCCGCACCGGCGCCGGGCTTCCACCCGCGCCTCCAGCGGCTCGGGGACGGctcccccgcccccagccccttcaCCCTCCCGGCGCTCGGCCCCGGTCGCCTCCCGCTTCCCCCACAGGCCGCCCGTCCCGCCCGCCAGCCAGCCCTCCCGGCCGGGCCTGGCCTCCCCCGCCCCCTACGTGCCACAACACGGCGCGGGCGGCCGCTGGGTCACGGTGCCCCAGGCCaccgctcccgcccgccccgcggctcCCCTGAGCCCCACGGAAACATGCGGCCGAGCCTCGCGGCGCGCAGACCCCCATCAGCGCACTGCCtccggggggccggggggccgaGAGCGCGACCCCGGGGCGGCCCTGAGGGGAGCGGCCCTGAGGGGAGCGGCCCCGGGGGCGGCGCTGAGGGGGCGGGACGGAGGAAGCCGGGCAGGGGCCGCTGAAGGGGGCGGCAGCGCAGGCCCCTACCCCCCGAGGAAGACCCTGCGAcagccacagccccagcctCGGCTCCAGGCCCGGCTCCAGGCGCGGCCCGCAGCGCCGCACTCACCACGCTCCGCGCCGGTAGCTCCCGCTGGGCCCGCGCCAACCCGGAAGTGCAGGCGGGGCCAGGGCCGCCCCTTCCCGACCAAACGGGACGCATCACTTCCGGCGCGCCGCCCTCGCGCCCCGCCCTCTTGCCTCACATCCGGGCGACGGCGGCGGGGTGGCGGCCTGGCGGGCGTGTGGCAGGTAAGCGGGGCGGCGGGCCTCGCTTCCCCCGGCGGCACCACCGGTGCCCggcccttccccttccctccggTGCGAGCGTCCTCAGTGCGGCTCGACCTCTGCATCCGCTACCCCTTGGGCCGCCCGAGCTGCCGCAGGCCtcggtggggtggggtggggtggggtggggtggggtggggtgggggcggcgctgccccgccCCTCTCTCCCTCCGGGAAGCAGGCCTCGAGGGGCTTTTGGGtattgaattaaaaaaccctTCACCGTTTTACCGTTTCTGTCACCGGTTTTAGTGTAACTGCCCCATAATTGGCGATTTTTATCTTGGTTCGGCTTCCTGAGCTGAAGCCCGTCAGCGGTGGGTTGTGCATCGTCACCGGTGACTTTGTGGTGCGGAAGGAGAGGATCATGCACCCAGAAATTTGTCTCTGAACGTCCTTTCCCAGCGCGTGAAGGTGGAatagtactttttaaaaaaaaatacaaatgctttgtTAGttgtaatataatttttaacaaataagcAGGTGCACCCtaacagactgaaaaatgcTCTATTCCCCCTCTTTCCTAGCCAGTCTCCAAAATCCATCATGGATTATCTCTCCAAACCCGGGTTGCTCAGTGTCATTGCCGGAGTCGCGTGTGGCATGTGCCTGGGATGGGGCATCCGTGGGAGACTTTTAAGGCAGACCAAAGCTGGAATGACTGCTCCTGTCAATAGCCTGGGGAGCGAAGCCAGCATCATGGGAGAGTCTGGGGAGTTCAAGATGGTGCTAATTGTCCGCAACGATTTGAAGATGGGAAAGGGTAAAGTAGCAGCACAGTGTTCccatgctgctgtttctgcctACAAGCAAGTTCAAAGAAGAAATCCTGAACTCCTGAAGCAGTGGGAATACTGCGGACAGCCTAAGGTGGTCCTTAAAGCTCCTGATGAAGAGACTCTGATCCAACTCCTGTCTGAAGCAAAGCACCTCGGACTGACCGTGAGCTTAATACAAGATGCAGGTCGTACTCAGATCGCTCCGGGCTCCCAGACAGTCCTTGGTATTGGACCGGGACCAGCTGATGTAGTAGATAAAGTTTCTGGTCACCTGAAACTCTTTTGAACGGGGACCAAAGAAATCTGAATGCATTGGGGTGTATTGGTACCAAAGGGACAAAATCcaggtttggggatttttgcaTATATTCTCTcagtataaataaaacaaccagGCTTTGTAAGAGACTTTAATTTGCAAATCATGAGTTTCTCTAGCTTCTGTATTGTGTTCtaaagtaggaaagaaaatggcacAGTCAGTGGAGTTGAGGAGAGTAGAACTGGCAGAGTTTTACTAGCCGTAAGAAGAAACCCAGTCTAAGACTTGTGTGATTGATCAAGGATTTTGCACTTTGGCTTACTGACTCGGTTGAAGCATTAGTGGAGTTTGTCCCATGTGCTAAAAACGACAGgttccccctccctgccttgcagggttttgttttggtttttttgagagagGTGTTCTTCAATTCAGAAAAGATCTGCTGAAGCAGTTAAAAATTGCCCCACACAGCTGGGGGTAGGCTGTAGCCAACTTCCTTCACCACCAGTTTCTAACAGAATAGCTGATGCAATAGCTTGTAAGTGGTAGGAGGGCGACCAGGCTTTACTGCCCAGACCTCACGAGCCAGGCGATAGTTCTGGGGAGCAGCTGTGAGCTGTGCTCTGTTCTAGATACTTCCATGTAGCTACTGCACCTGCAGGAATCAGCAAGCAGGTCAGCACACCCAGTTCAACTGAGGTAGGGGGTTACCCTCAAATAACAACTTGTTGCAGAGGGACTAACTTAAATCCTGTTTTACTTGGAATTACCAGGTCCTCTTGGGTTTAAGGAAGCACTCTGTTACAGATTTTACTGGACAGAGTTCAGAGGACCCTGATCATGGTTTGTGTAAATTCTACCTGCGCAGCTCCAACACTAAAAGCAAGGCCCCTGCATTTCTGATTAGGTGAGCTTTCCGAGTCACACTTCTAATAAAGCTGTTCTGTGAGAATTCTGCTGTTGAGCAAGCCTTTTACAGCCTCTCAGACTTGTCTTCCAGTTGAGTCCCTACAAAACCGGTTGTAAAACAAGGAACAGAAGGATTTGGCTCCATCAGTCAACTTTACAGACCCAGAGGCAATGTCAGAGGTGTTGAAATGCAAGTGTAAGCAACAGCGAACAGAAGTTCTTTATACTGCACCTCAAACCTAGGCAGAATGCTTTTCAAAACCTGACACTACTCactgcttctcttctgctctgttACACTCTTGAACAAAGACCCAGAGTCTGCAGCAGGTTAAGCCCCACCAGATGCCACTgcagcatggggctggcaggatCACAATGCAGCTGCAGGGAGTGAGCAGGAAGGGGACTCTGCCTCTAGTGTGGAACCTGACACCCACAGTGGCTCCTGGTTAGGAGACTGGAGCTTCTACAGCCATCACAAGTAGGGCCAGTGCTGTAATACTTATTACACTGAAATATGACAGTATTCATAGAGGAACATTTAAGTCAATTTTATTTGAAGCTAAATATGTTTAAGGCAACTTACATACCTAGAACATGATCTCAGTTTAACTGACACACCCTACTACAATCCTAAGTATCATCTGGTCAAATATGCTGTAGTTGACTGCAGTGCAGCCAACTAGTGGAAAGTGCTATTTTCCTCCCTCTGGCATAATCCTTCTCTAGAAAAAGCGttatgtattttcttgtattGCCCCCGCAGTGTGAGACACCACTAATAGTCTCCATTTCTGCTCCTCTAACGGCCCCTCATACCTCTGAATGAACGCACCTGCATGCCCCATAGCACTAGCACTGTAATACTTGGTTCAAGTTCAAAGGTCCTTTTTGAAGACAGTAAAGTGAAGCTACCACTATGCAGCATGTCCACAGtccagtaatttatttttaaattgagtAATTTCAAATTgcacaaacaaaactgaacagcaaTATGCTTGAATTCTCTCTTCTGTACACTCAAAACAGTGATCTAAAACACCACAATATCCAACATACACAAACCTCAGGGCAGGGTTAGTAAATACACAGATTGGAATCATGGTGCTCTGTTCCTGAATGGAATGTCCCACAAAAGCACAGGATACAGCACAACGTAAGGTCATCTGTTACATATGGAGTGAGCAAAAAGACACTAGCATTTTCTATATGCGTAACTGGAAAAACCTGCAtaggttaaggaaaaaaaaaccccttttacTCATTTTAAGTCAGGCAAGGTTGTCTGTACgcattttaaattcttttagaGCTATGCAATCCAACCCAGGTAGGATATGCTGATTAGTGTTGTCTCTTGTCAGCAGTCTTGCAAGGTCAAATACAAGTATCTTCGCTTTAGCTTTCTCCGAATATACAGTGAGACTTAAATGCATTTAGAATAGACAGTACATACTGTAAGCTGCTCACATACAATGAACTTAAGATTCAGTATTAGAGTGTAACACTATAGAGTGCAAATCAGAATCTTCACAATAGACTTAATGGTAATAAGCAGTCCTGCAAAAGCCCACTTGAACGAAGTCGTTTAAACTATTCCCCTTTCAAAGTAAAGTCTAAATGACATGGAATGTGAAAAAGATTTAACATAAGTGATTCAAATAGGTTGCGCTAGAAAAAACAGTCCTTCATGAAATAAAGGTTACAAGAACACGAGGCAGaactctttgcttttccctgttaTGAGTTAAAGCGGGGAGGGACGGTGGAGTTTCAGTAAGAAAATACGCTAGCTCCAAACTGACGTGTGCTGCATCTTACATGCTGTACCCAAAGCCAGGCTGTGGTTGCCCGTACGGAGGCGCAGTGTAGCCATAGCCAAAAGGTGCTTGTGGAGGAACTGCGACACTGGGTCCTGCTGTCAACATGAGCTGTGGCTGACCTGGAAGACAGAACAGCCTCATCTTTATTCCTCGGTACCAAGAGTTCAGCCAGTAAAATTCCTGCAACTTCCCTGTAGACATTTGTATGTTTAACAGTAAGTGACCTGGTTTGGGCTCCTTAGCAGCCAGAATGGATATTTCCCCAGAAAAACTCATGACAGAGTACATGGGGTAAAAACACTACACTATGAAGTATGTGGACACGGACAGATTCCTGAAATCTGGAGCAAGTAGTTTTAGTTTTAAGCTCTTAGAAATCCAATTATGAGAGAGAAGGCAATGGCTTCCTGTTCCTTCAGCATTCAACTCACCCAGTCCAAGAATCAATCAGGCTTTTGAGTAGCATTTACTGCTCCAATTGTGTTAGTAACTCTGCTTCATGTAAGGCCTGAGTCCCAGGCTACAGCAAGCCTGATGTGAAGGCTCAGGAGTGCAGGGGTCAAAGTACACAAACACCTTCTAAAACATTCTCATAAGCCATGTTCCCGACAATTGAATAGCTCATTCTGGAGAGCTACATCTTTGATAAGTGTCTGATTTTCAGCTGCTTATGATAACCATTTAATACCACAGCCCAATAGTCGGCAGCTCTAATAGCATGTTAGGCCAGGACACTCTTCCCAGACTCACTCAGCCTTATAGTAGCAATTCAAACATATTAAGAATATGAAACCTGCATAAAAACAACTTGTTAcaacattttttgctttggagACAGGGTAGCTTTACTGGCACATTATGTTGTGACTAGAGATGTCAGCTATACACTGGAGGCTCCTTTATCACTGGATGAAATTCATATCTGTAACTCTTACTAGAATTACCAGAATAACCTGCGTAGAAAGGAAATACCCAAGATAGGGGTAAAGTGTGTTCAGCAAGATCCAAAAATACTGCACTTGGTGGAAGTCTGGAATAGTACAGCTCTTccagtgcttttctttcaaaagcttttccttaACAAGCTAGGACAGTCTTAAATCCTGCAGCCTGTATCCACTTTTAGCCACAGCAGCACTAGCACGGTACTTTAGTATTTTGGAACTCATTCTTTTAAGACTTGATTTCACATGAGAACATTCCCACTTTCAAAGACTTCCCTGGGGAAAAACGTGACTAGAGAAAGGTTGTTGTGAAAGCAAAATGTGTTATTGACAGTACATGAACTAGAACATTACCATAAACAATAGGTTGTGTTTCTGTAGCttgctcctcttcctttctcaaGGACTCTGATGCATCCAGTTTATCCACCTGCAATTGAAatcaacagttaaaaaaactCCTCTAGAAAGAGGTACTTATTCATGGCAGGGAAGTGGAAAAGCCTTAGTGGTATGTTAACACCCATCAAGAAAAGGAAACCACTTCAAGTTAAAGATAAATTCAAGTAGCAATGTTGGTACTGATGCAGTCAAAATTGTCTGTTTCCTGAAAAGAAACCCTAATTGAGGGATTCGTGGAACTTCTTTGAAAGCTCACTCCAGGCTGAAGCTTTGTATGAAAGGTCCCATACTGGACTAGAGCTACTTTGACATCAGTAAGCTCATCGGTCAGCATTGCTCCAACTACTTCAAACCAAGAGCCTTAGGACACAAACTCAAATTTTAGCACCTTTGGTGTTGGAGCAGTTGCTAAGGTAACGCTCAGACCTGGAGAAGTTTCCCTGAATGGAACATTGAGGCAAAGTAATCTGAAGTTGGTATTTGTATACAGCAGACTGCAATAGCATCCGACATGTCACTTGAGCCTCAAGATTTTCACTTTCCAAACCCATTCACTCATGCAATTTAAGTTCAAATGCAGAGAATGCATGTGTATAAGACttgcttttttccactttaGAACTGTGTGGCAGTCAGCCTAAACCCACAAACAGTCAACGTGTTTGAGTTTAACACACAGTAAGAAGACAAGACTAGCCAGCTTCACTCTGCTGCACAGCAAGTGCAATTGTGCTGTTAGCCCTCCCCTACAGAAAGGCAAGAGAAGAAACTTAATTCTGTAGTGAAATATTGCTTGTTTCTAAAACAGATCCAAGGAGACTCAGCATTACTACAGTCTAAGGCAGGCCCTGAAACCGAAACCACAAAAATTAGGTATCGATATTTTATTCTAAATCTTATCTCCCAGGTAAAGTCAGTCAATCCTGCCAATTACTTTTGAAGACAGTAAGACAACTCAAACCAGATTAACCTTTGATTTCATTTGTGTCCTTTGTAAAGGAGTTTGAAGACAGTTTTCCTGTACTTACACAGGGTTGGCATTACATATTCAGCTACACCAACCATAAGTTCAACAGCTTTCAGCGTAACTGCGCTACCTGAGCAAACATTTGCAGGCAGCTCTTAACAGCTTTCTTCCATTTAGTTGTGAGTTACAACATGTGGTCCATAAACCTGTTAATCTGTAACCTCAATTAGAGGCATAAATCCAGGAAGTGGCATAAGTCCTGAGCTTTATGAGTTCATTCATTGACTGGGCTTTCGTGGCAAGCCTTTTTGTTGCCTCACACCAGtatctgccttgctgctgccaaagTGCACAGGAGTGTATGCCAATGAGCTTCAAGACTCGTTTCCAGACACCATGCTGAGAACTGCACTGTTTTAACTCAAACAGCAACACACTGAACACAGAAGCACAGGTTTAGAGATGCAAATCCAAGGAGAATGTGCAGAGTTTGCTATTAAGCAGAGGCATTTGGCTTACGCACACTTGGAAAGCCTCCAGCCCAGGacatttaatgcatttttcacCCAGTTTTGATGCCTCCCCTCAGAGCTAAACAAGTATTTACAGTAACAAGCACGAGTTTGAAACCAGCCCACAGGATGGTTCTTACACCACTTGCTTGAGCATCACCAGGTTCAGTACCCTACACACTTGTAGCAAGATTGTTTTAAAGGCTTTTCCACAGGGACTGCAaaaagctgcagaggaaaagtaACATGCATTCAATGTTATTGTGTTATGTGTGCATGAAAAATAGGCAAAAGTACTGAAGCAAGAGTGAGGTCTGAAGATGACTGCCATACAGgctccccccaaaaaaccacacgCAGCCCACAGCAATGCCTTGTAGCTTAAGGAATAGTGGGATGTAATTGCAATGACTGCTACACATGCGTAGTTTAGGCAAACACTGCAGTTCAATTACCTTTTTTCACACACACGCTTTCTTACTGCCTCACCTACTAGCTGCTGAAGGACCTTACACTACACATTTTAGTCAGGTTAGCCTTTAGTTCCAGTGGTGTCATTACAGACATCTTGTCACCAAGAAGCCATTTGCATTTAGTCCATCGTCTAGCTGTTTGTCAGTTTGTTCGCCCTTTGCTCAGCCACATTAGTGGAAAACTCACGCTAGGGCTGACCTCTGGTCTAAGGAGAATCCCAGTGGTATTTGTACAGAAGCAGATGGACAGAAACCTTAGAGATTGTCCTTCAGGAGGGCAAAACTGCATAGTGAAAGGCAAGCCTCAGAGTAGCCTCAGAAGAGCAATAAGCattaccttttttattattattttttaaatgaggtaGCAAGAGAAGTTTAGTGAAGCTGAAGAGCTTGGAAGGCAGTCTTTTTGGCACAACTACAAGAAATTTACTACAGGGAAGAGAACCACGGACTTTGTCTAATAGCTGAAGTTTTAAGTTGCCATGTGAACTAGAGCACCATGTGGTTTAGACTAGCACCATAAGAACCGGACACCTGAATAAGGAAGTCTCTTCTGAAGCAGCTAGTATCTATTCTGCCTACTGTCAGCACGCATTAGTAACGGTCAAGAGATCAGAAACTGGATCACAGTCCTTAAATGAGTAAATACCATACCGATTGACAGTTCAGAGACAGTGGTCCAAGACTTAATGGTTTCTTATCATAGGAGGTTCTTCCAGTCAGATTTCCTGTCAAATAGTAGCACTTGTGTATCCTTTTGATACCAGGTTGACTGTGATCCAACTGATCACCTGTATGCCCTTCCTGAGGATCTATAAGCTTATTAGTAGCAAATGAATCTACTTTTGTCCTACAGCACTAGCTACTTGTAGAGTTAAACAATTTGCATATGCTTTAGTGATATTTTGTTTGGGGGAAAAAGCAGTAGCAGCAGTGTAGTAAacataggaaaggaaaaaaactcatGCAGAATCCTTAGACTTAGTCCTCCAGACttaaagatggaaaacaagAATCAACTTTCACCTTTTCCTTTATTGCATCAACCTGCAAAGGAATTCAGAAGGTGCAgcttagaaaaaataaaattccataTTTAGCATATAAAAGGTAGAAACAAAAGCGTCAGGGAAGAAATAATTAAGGTACAGGTGAGTAAAAACAAAGATACACCAGAAGTATCTGCTTTagaaaggcagctctgcttgTCGCTAGCTCTTAACTGCATTGATTTCATTAGCTATGCTACAGTTACATCCTAACGCTTTAGCAGATCATcaaattttaatcttttaagaATCCCACTGCAAGACTGCTACTCTCAAGAGAGGCCTGGTATTAGCTTGGTACATCAGTCATCTGACAAGTGATGTTACTGCTTCGATagctccccacctcccccaaaatacagcatttaagGATAGCAGATTGGCTATGGAGCTACAGAGTAGTCCTGCCTTTAGAAGCAACAGCCAGGCAAATCTTCTAGATAAGCAGGCACTCTAGTCTTCATTGACTCTAGTTTCAGTTAAGCTTTTACTTCTCAGAGGAAGTGTCTTAATTAAGGAATTTACACCATTTCACTGGAAGATACACTAAAAGCTTCAGCTAAGCAAGTCTTGCTAGTGACAGTTGGCAATTAACTGAAATTTGGTTCAAGTCTGTCAAAACATTACTGAGTACCTTCCCCATCCTAAGTCACTTCAAACAAAAGCCGAGTCATAATTAGTGCGATTAAGTATCAGAGCCACATTTTAAGAGTTAATGCACAGCAGACCACGTTAAGTCAAGATCTAGCCATAAAAGCTTTTTTAGTATACAGTCTAGAATTTAGTTAAAGAGTTTGATCCCAGCTGGGATTCCTGACTGATGCAGCATATGAAAAGCCTGAATCCTGGAACTACTTTTAAGACACTGCCCATGGCCAGGCAAATACTACTGATGTAGGTTCTGTAATTGGTAGATAGGGTGGAGTCTGCAAGTGTTTCAGTCTCTTAGAGGGCGAAGTCTCTCCCCAGatggactgaaaaataagtgtGGACATGGACAGACAGACATTTGACAAAGCCCAGATCAATGTTAGTAGCAAGCAGACAGTCTCAAGGCATACACCACAGTGACTAACAAGCTTTCAGCATCGGAGAAGCACCTGCTCTTACCTTGGTCAAGTACTCCTTCATGACCTGAATAAAGTATGGCATGGCAAAGTCCATGATGTTGTGCCTCCACGCCGTTTCCAAGACAACATCTGGCCTTAGGAGATCGTAGCAGGTGAAGAGACAAGCACCAAAGCATTCTCTCTTGTTCTCCTGCAAGAACCACTGCAACAACTCTTCTGCCAACTCAGTATCTTTGGATTCTGAAGCATACTGCATTGCATCCTACAACAGGAGAGTCTGTTTAGCCTCAGGTGCCATAGTACAATGGCTGACATGTACGTGGTACTTCACTAAGCTGCAATCTACTACTGACATTAGTAGGAGGCATTCTAGGACTTGTTTGCAAGAAATCTGTCCATCTACTGCCACTCTGAAGCAAGATTTGCCAGATCAGCAACAGCCACCAGCTAGTAGCATCCAAAAAGGTGCAACTTTACCAGAAAGTCACAGGTCTCTGAAAAAGCCAAGCATGTTTAACCAGACCTGTGCAACGGTCTTACCTTATACAGTCTGTCTTTCTTACAGAGTTCTACACTCTGTTTCCAGCGATTGTTTCCTTTAAAGAGATAAGCAGCAATTCTTCGGAACTCTATTAGTTCATGTTTCTCCAAACGTTGAGCAAGAGAAATGTTGTCAAAGTTGTCATAAGCATCTATGGAAGTCCTAAGAGCCTGagttaaatagaaaagaaaagttattcACACCTCAAGTGTACAACTGCATCCACAAAGATGCAAACATTTCCATACTCCTATTTCCAGGAGGATGAAGTACTCTAGCCAGACCTGCAGAGAGTTTTAGGTTTATCTGGGGGTTTGGTTCAGGCATTTGGTTTTTTATGAATTCAAGTTAGTATTTTTCAGTGGTGATTGCTGAGGTTAAGGAGCCTCTGAATACCAGAGTTGTTTTCTGAAACCTGTAGAACAGCTAGACATCATAACTGTTTGCCCCTTCTGTGAATTCTTTCCTTAGCACCCCCACTGTTTGCCTTAAATAAAAGCTGATCTGCCACACTCATACCAGAAGTAGCCAGTCTACCATCCCCAGGAGTGACCCAACAAGCTCCCAGAAAGTCACTACCAGTTCTCCACTTAATCCTTGTCTAATCACCACTAGTTTAGTTCGAAGCGTCAAAGAACATACATTCAAGGAATTCAAGTCAAAAGCAAGCAGGTAAAATCTACTGACAactagagagagagagaagcccGTCTTTCTAAACATCAAATGCAGATCAAGAATATTAGTTTAAGACTGACACAGAAGCCAGcatgaaaattttgaaattcaggAATAGCTGTTTCTATTATGAAGCACATACAACACGCAAGTCGATACCCGTTCCAGATATTACTGCTGCTATTATATTATATCTTGAGACAAGACATACCTGGTAGTCTTCTTCAATAATGAAGAGGTTGTTCAGGGACTCATTCACTGATTTGTTGTTGTGATTTTGAACAGAGCGCAGGTAAGGCTTAACCAGTGGGAGCTGTTTAACCTTCAAGGAATCAGGTAGATAAGTTTAAGTCAAGATAACTTTCTGTAGAGGTCCCCTAGCATCTTCCCCGAGGCAGTGAAGTAGCTGAGCATTTTAAAGTGCTACTAAAGCTAAatgcttttccagctgcaaaTTTTCCTTTGACCTGGATAGCAGGAAAGTTACCTTTGTGAAGAAGGTGACAGCACGAGTGTGGTCAAGCCGAGGGGACAACACCATCAGCAGATCATTGAGCAACAGAGGTTTAAATTCCAAATAGAATTGAACTGCCTTGTAATACAGCTCTACATTGGCCACCTAGAGATGAGTAAGGATGCACATTCAGAGCAGAAGCTTGATCACagagaaatcaaaatgaaagacagacaTAACCTTAGATATTCCAGCACAACTGACTAAGACTTATTCTTGTGTCTAGAAATCTCTTCAGTTACTGTAGTTGACTTGCTTTGAAATTGCGTGGCAATACCACAGAACTTCGCACTTTAAACAGGCTACAAGTAAGAGAAGCACACATAGCAAGAAATTTACATCCTTTCACTAGGGAAGTAATACCTTAGTGATGATATCTTTGAACTGGCCTTCTTTCCAAGCATCTGTTGGGTGATTCATCATTGTGATTATGGCGTTATCATATTCCTCATATTTATCATACAAGAACACCAGTTCAGCCCAGAGATGGGCTTGCTCT
The Falco rusticolus isolate bFalRus1 chromosome 1, bFalRus1.pri, whole genome shotgun sequence genome window above contains:
- the PTRH2 gene encoding peptidyl-tRNA hydrolase 2, mitochondrial — protein: MDYLSKPGLLSVIAGVACGMCLGWGIRGRLLRQTKAGMTAPVNSLGSEASIMGESGEFKMVLIVRNDLKMGKGKVAAQCSHAAVSAYKQVQRRNPELLKQWEYCGQPKVVLKAPDEETLIQLLSEAKHLGLTVSLIQDAGRTQIAPGSQTVLGIGPGPADVVDKVSGHLKLF